From the Sebastes fasciatus isolate fSebFas1 chromosome 3, fSebFas1.pri, whole genome shotgun sequence genome, one window contains:
- the LOC141764397 gene encoding uncharacterized protein LOC141764397 isoform X1 has translation MSCVHYKFSSKLDYNTVTFDGLHITLNELKRQIMGRERLKATDCDLQITNAQTREEYTDDEVHIPKHSSVIVRRTPLGGVKPAGRTFIVDRSDTAVVGSSRPTDSSPSMSLAQLAKTANLVDANASEEDKIKAMMSQSNHEYDPIHYSKKAVGPPPAHYTCFRCGKAGHYIRQCPLLMIQDKSVEGPKPVRISKGIPQSFMVKAEPGTKGAMLTSTGEYAIPAIDAEAYAQGKKERPPFVPHDQSSSEDDADPIPDELLCPICNDLMTDAVVIPCCGNSYCDECIRTALLDSEEHTCFTCKQSDVSPDNLIANKFLRQAVNNFKNETGYTKHVRKPVQNAAPPPPRPQLVRPMHSRQQDPLMANITQPPPPSAPSAAPPVQVPPPASAPTPTPAPVAPSAPTPPHAAAVEEQADSPAPAPVVDHQSPMHSSSHNEPPPPGETDPESTVTPDSSGPSESASHNYHLTVINHPPPIRPPHPPGPPPRQHHLHRGGGRPWERFYRGRGDHPPPHLQTAPPPAPIPPVYPAPSMYPPPPPQPYPPPYTSGPGLLPPVMGYPPQPVYAPGPPGLNPPWIPPGSQPPLLPLPPLGQPPLSKEDFYRQRHHRQDTVTSKLDEFTKDFHKELMKYRNAPKRRRPSYSRSRSYSRSPFSRSPYSRSRSRSRSRSYSYSPSRSRSRSHGRSYPRSPYTRRNGRSYGRSRSRSRSRSRSYGYRRSGSPRSPPPYRPGGWEGAEGAGPYRSRSRSPGPGSGSGPGPGPGPGPGPGPGPAPGPGPGGFRTRSPGPRKPPPRELPPYELKGPSPGGNERWERERYRQWEKEYADWYNKYYKDYDNQHPPLHHRGRGSRDRERDRMSPLSRDYSPQGRGRRGREERGAPPHHPPSSSSSGTKSSSKVLKTKKVKKKRTGDESETSHQSVDRGDATPVRDEPMDEIPSLTKTSPVSSKASAGGATSKALASKSTAAPAKPSTKSTSKTQSDKTKKEKAQKVKAKVKTEGVKAKSDKVKKKTGEGVVTKKRDSSSSSSSATKPLKTIKTKPEDTPNSTTPRKDKGKSSAVRPALLKTPPLSSQTLPLHHPSLHDGPRPSHDMRGRRDLPQSGGLLPLPHPHGLPLLHRPPSPESRRRMGEEGRSLLGPPPGKLRRIDGLGGGGDVMSHSHMSHQPPLHRLPPPSDRPGLLPIPGSREMGRGETDRGFIRPLMDFQVKPLTQRRIKLNRDLGRKGSTETATSDRAPSGPEKTTTSTSDRSAAANASEGDRPSSSSSSSTAEVAGRKERSASTEKGVSRERPGSAGERLQGSDREQSRSSGQDREQSRSSGQDRERDRASGSDRDRERDRERDRERDRDRERDRGTAPDREKDRVSGSQKIAVTVERDAEGERSVRTERKSSSSGGRSVSLDKMTIAEKTAVAKTLTDTQEKPSTSSKEKGEGSERSAKSDRSVSKDRSERSVPSGEKPAAAHREAVKDVEQPVVKTKPRISRKALISHTVSATSTRSTQETKRDSDKDQKSVSTKPAEQPPSSPVNSRDRSPSVSPAPSPAREEPPLIQAPPRSKWEREDDEEGQENGLSAPKEPSPVAQRARGREGQTEAPKPVKAEGHKEATREEKRGVVREEKKGRAAREEGKGGRTAQTISDKPTKIKLVRDEGRGGGGREEGRAAAREEGRGGGRDEGRGPTGKEERAAEGRGGGGREEGRGPEPRRQRLCSDLGRETDEAAFVPDYSEGEGSETERGRSGSASQSASQPSSPSQSNHSGSAATTTTGDKKKKKHKKHKKHKKHKKHANQDKEGEQKEHKHKHKKKKHKKSKDKDVKEEEEKTEKAKEEEEGVPC, from the exons ATGTCGTGTGTTCACTATAAATTCTCTTCCAAACTGGACTACAACACAGTCACTTTCGATGGGCTGCATATCACCCTCAACGAGCTTAAAAGGCAGATTATGGGCCGAGAGCGCCTCAAGGCCACAGACTGCGACCTGCAGATCACCAATGCGCAGACTCGAGAAG AGTACACAGATGACGAAGTCCACATCCCGAAACACTCGTCCGTGATCGTCCGCCGCACTCCGCTTGGTGGAGTAAAGCCTGCTGGCAGGACGTTCATTGT agaTCGTTCTGACACAGCTGTGGTGGGATCTTCTAGACCC ACTGACTCTTCTCCATCTATGTCACTCGCCCAACTCGCCAAG ACTGCTAACCTGGTTGACGCTAATGCATCAGAGGAAGACAAGATTAAAGCCATGATGTCTCAGTCCAATCATGAATATGACCCCATACA TTACTCCAAGAAGGCAGTTGGACCGCCACCTGCTCACTATACCTGCTTTCGTTGTGGAAAGGCTGGTCACTACATCCGGCAATGCCCCTTGCTGATG atCCAGGATAAGAGTGTGGAGGGTCCCAAGCCAGTAAGGATTAGCAAGGGTATTCCTCAGAGCTTCATGGTGAAAGCAGAGCCGGGCACCAAGGGAGCCATGTTAACCAGCACTGGAGAATATGCTATACCTGCTATAGATGC GGAGGCATATGCACAGGGGAAGAAGGAACGCCCTCCGTTTGTTCCACACGACCAGTCATCATCTGAGGACGATGCAGACCCAATCCCTGATGAACTCCTGTGTCCAATCTGCAATGACCTGATGACAGACGCCGTAGTCATACCCTGCTGCGGAAACAGTTACTGCGATGAGT GTATCAGGACTGCCTTGTTGGACTCCGAGGAGCACACCTGCTTCACATGCAAACAGTCGGATGTTTCACCTGATAATCTTATTGCCAACAAGTTTCTTCGACAG GCTGTGAACAACTTTAAGAATGAGACAGGATACACCAAACATGTGCGCAAGCCGGTCCAAAATGCAGCCCCACCTCCACCGCGTCCTCAGTTGGTCAGGCCCATGCACTCAAGACAGCAGGACCCACTGATGGCCAATATCACTCAGCCTCCTCCTCCAAGCGCACCCTCTGCTGCCCCTCCAGTACAGGTCCCGCCCCCTGCTTCTGCACCAACACCTACTCCTGCTCCTGTTGCTCCCTCTGCTCCTACCCCTcctcatgctgctgctgttgaagAACAAGCTGATTCACCAGCCCCTGCACCTGTGGTGGACCACCAGTCTCCTATGCACTCCAGCAGCCACAATGAACCACCCCCACCGGG tGAGACCGATCCAGAATCTACTGTCACACCAGACTCATCAGGACCCTCAGAGAGTGCATCACAT AACTACCATTTAACTGTTATTAACCACCCGCCACCTATAAGGCCGCCTCATCCACCAG GACCCCCGCCACGGCAACACCACCTTCACAGAGGGGGAGGCAGACCCTGGGAGAG GTTTTACAGAGGTAGAGGAGATCACCCCCCACCTCACCTCCAGACAGCTCCACCTCCAGCACCTATTCCTCCAGTGTACCCAGCTCCGTCCATGTAcccgccgccgccaccacaGCCCTACCCCCCGCCGTACACTTCTGGTCCTGGCCTTCTCCCTCCTGTCATGGGTTACCCACCCCAGCCTGTTTATGCACCCGGACCACCAGGACTCAACCCTCCCTGGATTCCCCCTGGTTCCCAGCCCCCTCTTCTCCCTCTACCCCCCCTCGGTCAGCCCCCACTCTCTAAAGAAGATTTCTACAGACAGCGGCACCACCGACAGGACAC AGTTACATCCAAACTGGATGAATTTACTAAAGACTTCCACAAAGAGCTTATGAAGTACAGAAATGCACCAAAGAGACGAAGACCTTCTTACTCAAG ATCACGGTCATACAGTCGCTCTCCATTCAGCCGTTCTCCTTACTCTCGCTCTagatccagatccagatccagGTCATACTCTTATTCCCCCAGTCGATCTCGTTCACGCTCCCATGGCCGGTCTTATCCCCGGTCCCCATATACTAGACGCAATGGACGCAGCTATGGACGCTCACGGTCGAGGTCACGCTCCCGTTCAAGGTCTTATGGGTATCGACGCTCTGGCTCACCACGGTCTCCTCCCCCCTACCGGCCAGGAGGCTGGGAGGGAGCAGAAGGAGCAGGACCCTACAGGTCTAGGTCTCGCTCCCCTGGCcctggctctggctctggccctggacctggacctggacctggacctggacctggccCTGGCCCTGCCCCTGGCCCTGGCCCTGGTGGCTTCCGGACCCGCAGCCCCGGTCCACGAAAACCTCCTCCTCGGGAGCTCCCACCGTATGAACTGAAGGGTCCAAGTCCTGGAGGCAACGAACGCTGGGAAAGAGAAAGGTACAGACAGTGGGAGAAGGAGTACGCAGACTGGTACAACAAGTACTACAAAGACTATGACAACCAACATCCCCCACTGCATCACAGAGGTCGTGGCAGCAGAGACAGGGAGAGGGACAGAATGTCCCCATTATCTAGAGATTACTCCCCCCaggggagaggaagaagagggagagaagagagaggggctCCCCCTcaccatcctccatcctcttcctcatcagGGACCAAGTCCAGCAGTAAAGTCCTGAAGacaaagaaagtaaaaaagaagAGGACTGGGGACGAATCAGAGACATCACATCAGTCAGTAGACCGAGGGGATGCTACTCCTGTCAGAGACGAACCTATGGACGAAATCCCTTCACTCACAAAAACGTCCCCTGTGTCCTCAAAGGCTTCAGCTGGAGGCGCAACCTCTAAAGCTCTGGCCTCTAAAAGCACTGCTGCACCCGCTAAACCCTCAACCAAGTCAACATCGAAGACTCAGTCTGATAAGACTAAGAAAGAGAAGGCTCAAAAGGTAAAAGCTAAAGTTAAGACAGAGGGCGTGAAGGCAAAGAGTGACAAAGTGAAGAAAAAGACTGGAGAAGGAGTGGTGACCAAAAAGAGAgactcttcatcctcctcctcctctgccacaAAACCGTTGAAGACCATTAAAACCAAACCAGAAGACACCCCCAACTCGACGACCCCTAGAAAGGATAAGGGTAAAAGCTCTGCAGTGAGGCCTGCCCTGCTTAAGACCCCTCCACTGTCCTCTCAGACCCTGCCTCTACATCATCCCTCTCTTCATGACGGCCCTCGACCCAGCCACGACATGCGCGGGAGAAGAGATCTCCCACAGAGCGGTggtctcctccctctcccccaTCCACACGGACTCCCACTACTCCACCGACCTCCCTCCCCTGAGAGTCGAAGGAGGATGGGAGAGGAGGGCCGCTCTTTGCTCGGACCTCCCCCTGGAAAGCTGAGGAGAATAGATGGGCTCGGGGGCGGAGGTGATGTCATGTCCCACTCTCACATGTCTCATCAGCCCCCGCTCCACAGACTCCCACCCCCCTCAGACAGGCCTGGTCTTCTCCCGATACCGGGGAGCCGCGAGATGGGCCGGGGAGAAACCGATCGAGGCTTCATCAGACCTCTCATGGACTTTCAG GTGAAGCCCCTGACCCAGAGGAGGATCAAGTTGAACAGAGACCTGGGGAGAAAAGGCAGCACTGAGACAGCAACCTCAGACAGAGCACCGTCGGGTCCTGAGAAGACGACGACCTCCACGTCCGACCGATCAGCTGCTGCGAACGCCTCTGAAGGAGACcggcccagcagcagcagcagcagcagcacagcagaaGTTGCTGGAAGAAAGGAGCGGTCAGCATCTACTGAGAAGGGAGtctccagagagagaccaggAAGTGCTGGAGAGAGACTGCAGGgctcagacagagagcagagccgAAGCTCAGGACAGGACAGAGAGCAGAGCCGAAGCTCAGGACAGGACAGAGAGCGAGACAGAGCTTCAGGATCAGatcgagacagagagagagacagagagagagacagggagagagacagagacagagagagagacagaggcacGGCGCCTGACAGAGAGAAGGACAGGGTCTCGGGCTCACAGAAGATAGCCGTTACAGTGGAGAGAGACGCCGAAGGAGAGAGGTCGGTGAGGACAGAGCGAAAGAGCTCCAGTTCAGGAGGAAGGTCTGTCTCTCTGGATAAAATGACCATCGCAGAGAAAACAGCCGTCGCCAAGACCTTGACAGACACTCAGGAGAAGCCGAGCACATCCTCTAAGGAGAAAGGCGAAGGGTCGGAACGATCAGCTAAATCTGACAG GAGTGTGTCCAAGGACAGATCGGAGAGGAGTGTCCCCTCCGGAGAGAAACCAGCTGCTGCTCACAGAGAAG CAGTGAAAGATGTTGAGCAGCCTGTTGTGAAGACCAAACCCAGGATCAGCCGAAAGGCTCTGATAAGCCACACTGTTAGCGCCACTAG CACTAGGTCAACTCAAGAAACAAAGCGAGACTCCGACAAAGATCAGAAGAGTGTATCCACCAAACCTGCAGAGCAGCCCCCATCGAGCCCCGTGAACAGCCGTGACCGCAGCCCGAGCGTCAGCCCGGCACCCAGCCCGGCCAGGGAGGAGCCGCCGCTCATTCAGGCTCCTCCTCGCTCCAAgtgggagagagaggatgatgaAGAAGGCCAGGAAAACGGACTTAGTGCACCCAAGGAGCCCTCACCGGTGGCACAGAGGGCCCGAGGCAGAGAGGGGCAGACTGAAGCACCTAAACCTGTCAAGGCTGAAGGCCACAAGGAGGCTAcaagggaggagaagagaggagtaGTGAGGGAAGAGAAGAAAGGGAGAGCAGCGAGGGAAGAGGGTAAAGGTGGCAGGACGGCACAGACAATTTCTGATAAACCAACCAAAATAAAACTTGTGAGGGacgaggggagaggaggaggaggacgagaggaagggagagctgcagcaagagaggaggggagaggtggaggaagagatgAGGGGCGAGGACCGAcggggaaggaggagagagctGCAGAAGGCCGAGGTggaggaggacgagaggagggTCGTGGCCCAGAGCCCAGGAGACAGCGGTTGTGTTCTGACCTGGGCCGCGAGACAGACGAGGCGGCCTTTGTGCCCGACTACAGCGAAGGCGAAGGCTCGGAGACGGAAAGAGGAAGGAGCGGCAGCGCCAGTCAGTCCGCCAGCCAACCCTCCAGCCCATCCCAGAGCAACCACAGCGGCTCGgcagccaccaccaccacgggagacaagaagaagaagaaacacaagaagcataaaaaacacaagaagCACAAGAAGCACGCCAACCAGGACAAAGAGGGAGAACAAAAGGAGCACAAGCACaaacacaagaaaaagaaacacaaaaagagCAAAGACAAAGAtgtgaaggaagaggaggagaagacggAGAAAgcaaaggaagaggaggaaggggttCCATGCTAA
- the LOC141764397 gene encoding uncharacterized protein LOC141764397 isoform X2, with translation MSCVHYKFSSKLDYNTVTFDGLHITLNELKRQIMGRERLKATDCDLQITNAQTREEYTDDEVHIPKHSSVIVRRTPLGGVKPAGRTFIVDRSDTAVVGSSRPTDSSPSMSLAQLAKTANLVDANASEEDKIKAMMSQSNHEYDPIHYSKKAVGPPPAHYTCFRCGKAGHYIRQCPLLMIQDKSVEGPKPVRISKGIPQSFMVKAEPGTKGAMLTSTGEYAIPAIDAEAYAQGKKERPPFVPHDQSSSEDDADPIPDELLCPICNDLMTDAVVIPCCGNSYCDECIRTALLDSEEHTCFTCKQSDVSPDNLIANKFLRQAVNNFKNETGYTKHVRKPVQNAAPPPPRPQLVRPMHSRQQDPLMANITQPPPPSAPSAAPPVQVPPPASAPTPTPAPVAPSAPTPPHAAAVEEQADSPAPAPVVDHQSPMHSSSHNEPPPPGETDPESTVTPDSSGPSESASHNYHLTVINHPPPIRPPHPPGPPPRQHHLHRGGGRPWERFYRGRGDHPPPHLQTAPPPAPIPPVYPAPSMYPPPPPQPYPPPYTSGPGLLPPVMGYPPQPVYAPGPPGLNPPWIPPGSQPPLLPLPPLGQPPLSKEDFYRQRHHRQDTVTSKLDEFTKDFHKELMKYRNAPKRRRPSYSRSRSYSRSPFSRSPYSRSRSRSRSRSYSYSPSRSRSRSHGRSYPRSPYTRRNGRSYGRSRSRSRSRSRSYGYRRSGSPRSPPPYRPGGWEGAEGAGPYRSRSRSPGPGSGSGPGPGPGPGPGPGPGPAPGPGPGGFRTRSPGPRKPPPRELPPYELKGPSPGGNERWERERYRQWEKEYADWYNKYYKDYDNQHPPLHHRGRGSRDRERDRMSPLSRDYSPQGRGRRGREERGAPPHHPPSSSSSGTKSSSKVLKTKKVKKKRTGDESETSHQSVDRGDATPVRDEPMDEIPSLTKTSPVSSKASAGGATSKALASKSTAAPAKPSTKSTSKTQSDKTKKEKAQKVKAKVKTEGVKAKSDKVKKKTGEGVVTKKRDSSSSSSSATKPLKTIKTKPEDTPNSTTPRKDKGKSSAVRPALLKTPPLSSQTLPLHHPSLHDGPRPSHDMRGRRDLPQSGGLLPLPHPHGLPLLHRPPSPESRRRMGEEGRSLLGPPPGKLRRIDGLGGGGDVMSHSHMSHQPPLHRLPPPSDRPGLLPIPGSREMGRGETDRGFIRPLMDFQVKPLTQRRIKLNRDLGRKGSTETATSDRAPSGPEKTTTSTSDRSAAANASEGDRPSSSSSSSTAEVAGRKERSASTEKGVSRERPGSAGERLQGSDREQSRSSGQDREQSRSSGQDRERDRASGSDRDRERDRERDRERDRDRERDRGTAPDREKDRVSGSQKIAVTVERDAEGERSVRTERKSSSSGGRSVSLDKMTIAEKTAVAKTLTDTQEKPSTSSKEKGEGSERSAKSDRSVSKDRSERSVPSGEKPAAAHREVKDVEQPVVKTKPRISRKALISHTVSATSTRSTQETKRDSDKDQKSVSTKPAEQPPSSPVNSRDRSPSVSPAPSPAREEPPLIQAPPRSKWEREDDEEGQENGLSAPKEPSPVAQRARGREGQTEAPKPVKAEGHKEATREEKRGVVREEKKGRAAREEGKGGRTAQTISDKPTKIKLVRDEGRGGGGREEGRAAAREEGRGGGRDEGRGPTGKEERAAEGRGGGGREEGRGPEPRRQRLCSDLGRETDEAAFVPDYSEGEGSETERGRSGSASQSASQPSSPSQSNHSGSAATTTTGDKKKKKHKKHKKHKKHKKHANQDKEGEQKEHKHKHKKKKHKKSKDKDVKEEEEKTEKAKEEEEGVPC, from the exons ATGTCGTGTGTTCACTATAAATTCTCTTCCAAACTGGACTACAACACAGTCACTTTCGATGGGCTGCATATCACCCTCAACGAGCTTAAAAGGCAGATTATGGGCCGAGAGCGCCTCAAGGCCACAGACTGCGACCTGCAGATCACCAATGCGCAGACTCGAGAAG AGTACACAGATGACGAAGTCCACATCCCGAAACACTCGTCCGTGATCGTCCGCCGCACTCCGCTTGGTGGAGTAAAGCCTGCTGGCAGGACGTTCATTGT agaTCGTTCTGACACAGCTGTGGTGGGATCTTCTAGACCC ACTGACTCTTCTCCATCTATGTCACTCGCCCAACTCGCCAAG ACTGCTAACCTGGTTGACGCTAATGCATCAGAGGAAGACAAGATTAAAGCCATGATGTCTCAGTCCAATCATGAATATGACCCCATACA TTACTCCAAGAAGGCAGTTGGACCGCCACCTGCTCACTATACCTGCTTTCGTTGTGGAAAGGCTGGTCACTACATCCGGCAATGCCCCTTGCTGATG atCCAGGATAAGAGTGTGGAGGGTCCCAAGCCAGTAAGGATTAGCAAGGGTATTCCTCAGAGCTTCATGGTGAAAGCAGAGCCGGGCACCAAGGGAGCCATGTTAACCAGCACTGGAGAATATGCTATACCTGCTATAGATGC GGAGGCATATGCACAGGGGAAGAAGGAACGCCCTCCGTTTGTTCCACACGACCAGTCATCATCTGAGGACGATGCAGACCCAATCCCTGATGAACTCCTGTGTCCAATCTGCAATGACCTGATGACAGACGCCGTAGTCATACCCTGCTGCGGAAACAGTTACTGCGATGAGT GTATCAGGACTGCCTTGTTGGACTCCGAGGAGCACACCTGCTTCACATGCAAACAGTCGGATGTTTCACCTGATAATCTTATTGCCAACAAGTTTCTTCGACAG GCTGTGAACAACTTTAAGAATGAGACAGGATACACCAAACATGTGCGCAAGCCGGTCCAAAATGCAGCCCCACCTCCACCGCGTCCTCAGTTGGTCAGGCCCATGCACTCAAGACAGCAGGACCCACTGATGGCCAATATCACTCAGCCTCCTCCTCCAAGCGCACCCTCTGCTGCCCCTCCAGTACAGGTCCCGCCCCCTGCTTCTGCACCAACACCTACTCCTGCTCCTGTTGCTCCCTCTGCTCCTACCCCTcctcatgctgctgctgttgaagAACAAGCTGATTCACCAGCCCCTGCACCTGTGGTGGACCACCAGTCTCCTATGCACTCCAGCAGCCACAATGAACCACCCCCACCGGG tGAGACCGATCCAGAATCTACTGTCACACCAGACTCATCAGGACCCTCAGAGAGTGCATCACAT AACTACCATTTAACTGTTATTAACCACCCGCCACCTATAAGGCCGCCTCATCCACCAG GACCCCCGCCACGGCAACACCACCTTCACAGAGGGGGAGGCAGACCCTGGGAGAG GTTTTACAGAGGTAGAGGAGATCACCCCCCACCTCACCTCCAGACAGCTCCACCTCCAGCACCTATTCCTCCAGTGTACCCAGCTCCGTCCATGTAcccgccgccgccaccacaGCCCTACCCCCCGCCGTACACTTCTGGTCCTGGCCTTCTCCCTCCTGTCATGGGTTACCCACCCCAGCCTGTTTATGCACCCGGACCACCAGGACTCAACCCTCCCTGGATTCCCCCTGGTTCCCAGCCCCCTCTTCTCCCTCTACCCCCCCTCGGTCAGCCCCCACTCTCTAAAGAAGATTTCTACAGACAGCGGCACCACCGACAGGACAC AGTTACATCCAAACTGGATGAATTTACTAAAGACTTCCACAAAGAGCTTATGAAGTACAGAAATGCACCAAAGAGACGAAGACCTTCTTACTCAAG ATCACGGTCATACAGTCGCTCTCCATTCAGCCGTTCTCCTTACTCTCGCTCTagatccagatccagatccagGTCATACTCTTATTCCCCCAGTCGATCTCGTTCACGCTCCCATGGCCGGTCTTATCCCCGGTCCCCATATACTAGACGCAATGGACGCAGCTATGGACGCTCACGGTCGAGGTCACGCTCCCGTTCAAGGTCTTATGGGTATCGACGCTCTGGCTCACCACGGTCTCCTCCCCCCTACCGGCCAGGAGGCTGGGAGGGAGCAGAAGGAGCAGGACCCTACAGGTCTAGGTCTCGCTCCCCTGGCcctggctctggctctggccctggacctggacctggacctggacctggacctggccCTGGCCCTGCCCCTGGCCCTGGCCCTGGTGGCTTCCGGACCCGCAGCCCCGGTCCACGAAAACCTCCTCCTCGGGAGCTCCCACCGTATGAACTGAAGGGTCCAAGTCCTGGAGGCAACGAACGCTGGGAAAGAGAAAGGTACAGACAGTGGGAGAAGGAGTACGCAGACTGGTACAACAAGTACTACAAAGACTATGACAACCAACATCCCCCACTGCATCACAGAGGTCGTGGCAGCAGAGACAGGGAGAGGGACAGAATGTCCCCATTATCTAGAGATTACTCCCCCCaggggagaggaagaagagggagagaagagagaggggctCCCCCTcaccatcctccatcctcttcctcatcagGGACCAAGTCCAGCAGTAAAGTCCTGAAGacaaagaaagtaaaaaagaagAGGACTGGGGACGAATCAGAGACATCACATCAGTCAGTAGACCGAGGGGATGCTACTCCTGTCAGAGACGAACCTATGGACGAAATCCCTTCACTCACAAAAACGTCCCCTGTGTCCTCAAAGGCTTCAGCTGGAGGCGCAACCTCTAAAGCTCTGGCCTCTAAAAGCACTGCTGCACCCGCTAAACCCTCAACCAAGTCAACATCGAAGACTCAGTCTGATAAGACTAAGAAAGAGAAGGCTCAAAAGGTAAAAGCTAAAGTTAAGACAGAGGGCGTGAAGGCAAAGAGTGACAAAGTGAAGAAAAAGACTGGAGAAGGAGTGGTGACCAAAAAGAGAgactcttcatcctcctcctcctctgccacaAAACCGTTGAAGACCATTAAAACCAAACCAGAAGACACCCCCAACTCGACGACCCCTAGAAAGGATAAGGGTAAAAGCTCTGCAGTGAGGCCTGCCCTGCTTAAGACCCCTCCACTGTCCTCTCAGACCCTGCCTCTACATCATCCCTCTCTTCATGACGGCCCTCGACCCAGCCACGACATGCGCGGGAGAAGAGATCTCCCACAGAGCGGTggtctcctccctctcccccaTCCACACGGACTCCCACTACTCCACCGACCTCCCTCCCCTGAGAGTCGAAGGAGGATGGGAGAGGAGGGCCGCTCTTTGCTCGGACCTCCCCCTGGAAAGCTGAGGAGAATAGATGGGCTCGGGGGCGGAGGTGATGTCATGTCCCACTCTCACATGTCTCATCAGCCCCCGCTCCACAGACTCCCACCCCCCTCAGACAGGCCTGGTCTTCTCCCGATACCGGGGAGCCGCGAGATGGGCCGGGGAGAAACCGATCGAGGCTTCATCAGACCTCTCATGGACTTTCAG GTGAAGCCCCTGACCCAGAGGAGGATCAAGTTGAACAGAGACCTGGGGAGAAAAGGCAGCACTGAGACAGCAACCTCAGACAGAGCACCGTCGGGTCCTGAGAAGACGACGACCTCCACGTCCGACCGATCAGCTGCTGCGAACGCCTCTGAAGGAGACcggcccagcagcagcagcagcagcagcacagcagaaGTTGCTGGAAGAAAGGAGCGGTCAGCATCTACTGAGAAGGGAGtctccagagagagaccaggAAGTGCTGGAGAGAGACTGCAGGgctcagacagagagcagagccgAAGCTCAGGACAGGACAGAGAGCAGAGCCGAAGCTCAGGACAGGACAGAGAGCGAGACAGAGCTTCAGGATCAGatcgagacagagagagagacagagagagagacagggagagagacagagacagagagagagacagaggcacGGCGCCTGACAGAGAGAAGGACAGGGTCTCGGGCTCACAGAAGATAGCCGTTACAGTGGAGAGAGACGCCGAAGGAGAGAGGTCGGTGAGGACAGAGCGAAAGAGCTCCAGTTCAGGAGGAAGGTCTGTCTCTCTGGATAAAATGACCATCGCAGAGAAAACAGCCGTCGCCAAGACCTTGACAGACACTCAGGAGAAGCCGAGCACATCCTCTAAGGAGAAAGGCGAAGGGTCGGAACGATCAGCTAAATCTGACAG GAGTGTGTCCAAGGACAGATCGGAGAGGAGTGTCCCCTCCGGAGAGAAACCAGCTGCTGCTCACAGAGAAG TGAAAGATGTTGAGCAGCCTGTTGTGAAGACCAAACCCAGGATCAGCCGAAAGGCTCTGATAAGCCACACTGTTAGCGCCACTAG CACTAGGTCAACTCAAGAAACAAAGCGAGACTCCGACAAAGATCAGAAGAGTGTATCCACCAAACCTGCAGAGCAGCCCCCATCGAGCCCCGTGAACAGCCGTGACCGCAGCCCGAGCGTCAGCCCGGCACCCAGCCCGGCCAGGGAGGAGCCGCCGCTCATTCAGGCTCCTCCTCGCTCCAAgtgggagagagaggatgatgaAGAAGGCCAGGAAAACGGACTTAGTGCACCCAAGGAGCCCTCACCGGTGGCACAGAGGGCCCGAGGCAGAGAGGGGCAGACTGAAGCACCTAAACCTGTCAAGGCTGAAGGCCACAAGGAGGCTAcaagggaggagaagagaggagtaGTGAGGGAAGAGAAGAAAGGGAGAGCAGCGAGGGAAGAGGGTAAAGGTGGCAGGACGGCACAGACAATTTCTGATAAACCAACCAAAATAAAACTTGTGAGGGacgaggggagaggaggaggaggacgagaggaagggagagctgcagcaagagaggaggggagaggtggaggaagagatgAGGGGCGAGGACCGAcggggaaggaggagagagctGCAGAAGGCCGAGGTggaggaggacgagaggagggTCGTGGCCCAGAGCCCAGGAGACAGCGGTTGTGTTCTGACCTGGGCCGCGAGACAGACGAGGCGGCCTTTGTGCCCGACTACAGCGAAGGCGAAGGCTCGGAGACGGAAAGAGGAAGGAGCGGCAGCGCCAGTCAGTCCGCCAGCCAACCCTCCAGCCCATCCCAGAGCAACCACAGCGGCTCGgcagccaccaccaccacgggagacaagaagaagaagaaacacaagaagcataaaaaacacaagaagCACAAGAAGCACGCCAACCAGGACAAAGAGGGAGAACAAAAGGAGCACAAGCACaaacacaagaaaaagaaacacaaaaagagCAAAGACAAAGAtgtgaaggaagaggaggagaagacggAGAAAgcaaaggaagaggaggaaggggttCCATGCTAA